From the bacterium genome, the window CTACATCGTGGACTTCTACTGCCATGCGGCAGCGCTGGTAGTGGAAGTGGATGGCGACGTGCATGCCTTCCATCGCGACGCCGACCAGGTGCGCCAGCAGGTACTCGAGCACCGGGGGCTGCACGTCTTGCGGTGCACCAACCGCGACATCGTCTCACATCTGCGCAGTGTTCTTGAGCAGATACTGGACCTGGCCGACCGCAGAGCAGTAGAGCTGAAGGCAAGAGATGACGGCAGCCCACCCCTCCCGGCGGACGCTTGCGTCCGCAGAGGGAGGGGTCGCGCCGAAGGCGCGGGGGTGGGACGACGTCCGCCCCCGGCACACCTGAACACCATGCCATCACCTCTTCTCCACATGTCCGCCATCACCAAGCGCTTCGGCCCTACCGTGGCGCTGCAGGGGGTGGACCTGCCGCTGCAGGGCGGCGAAGTCCATGCCCTCGTGGGTGAGAACGGCGCGGGCAAGAGCACACTGATGAAGGTGCTGTCGGGGGCGCTGCAGCCCGATAGCGGCGAGATGCTGCTGGCCGGAGAACCATACCGCCCGCGCCACCCGGCAGAGGCCCGCCGCGCCGGCGTCACCATGGTGTACCAGGAGCTGGCGCTGGCGCCGCACCTGTCGGTGGCGGACAACATCATGCTCGGGCTGGAGCCCACCCGCTGGGGTCTCGTGCACCGGCGTGAAGCACAGGCCAGTGTGCGCGACGCCCTGGCCCAGCTCGGCCATGCCGACCTGTCCCCCCAGGCCATCGTCGGCCATCTCTCCCCCGCCGCCCAGCAACTCACGGAGATTGCCCGCGCGCTGGTGTCTGGCTGCCGCGTGCTGGTGCTCGACGAGCCCACCAGTAGCCTGACGCAGAGTGACGTGGGGCACCTGTTCGACCTCGTGCGGCGCTTGCGCGGCAGCGGCCTGGGTCTCATCTACATCTCCCACGTCATCGAGGAAGTGAAGCAGATTGCCGACCGCGTGACGGTGCTGCGGGACGGGCAGGTGGCGGGGGGCGGCGCGGCGGCAGAGCTGTCGCCCGCGCAGATCGTGCGCCTGATGGTGGGGCGCGAGGTCACCGACCTGTATCCGCGCTCCCCGCGCGCGCCGGGCGAGGTCGTCCTGGAACTGGAGGGGCTGGCCGGTGAGACGCTCCCGCGGCACGCCAGCCTCCAACTGCGACGCGGGGAGGTCCTGGGGATTGCCGGCCTGATGGGCTCGGGGCGGACGGAGCTGCTCCGCACGCTCTTCGGGCTGGAGCCCGTGCGCGCCGGGCAGGTCCGGCTGGGCGTCCATGTCGGCCCGGCCTCGCCGCTGCGGCGCTGGCAGCAGGGCTGCGGAATGCTCAGCGAAGACCGCAAGGGGGAGGGCCTGGCGCTGGCGATGTCGGTGGCAGACAACATGACGCTGACGCGGCTCGGGGGCAGCTTCGTCTCCGGGGCGCGCCAGCAGGCCTCGGCACGGCACTGGGTCGAGACGCTCGCCATCCGCTGTCGCTCGGTCCGCCAGCCGGTCAGTGACCTGTCGGGCGGCAACCAGCAGAAGGTGGCTCTCGCACGGCTGCTGCACCACGGGGCCGATGTGCTGCTGCTCGATGAACCCACGCGGGGCATTGACGTGGGCAGCAAGGCGGAGATCTACCGTCTGATTGACCAACTGGCCAGCGGCGCAGATCGGCGGTCGGCCGCCGCGATCCTCATGGTCAGCAGTTACCTGCCGGAGCTGCTGGGCATCTGTGACCGCATTGCCGTCATGTCGCGCGGGAGACTGCTGCCGCCGCGCCCCGCCACGGAACTCACCGAGGAGGCGATCATGTTGCAGGCCACCGGGCAGGAGGCGCGCGATGGCTGAGGCCCAGGCGCAGCACACCGGGAGGCGGGCGGGGGAGCGCGTGGTCCAGTGGCTCAATGTGGCCGGGCCGCTGCTGGCCCTGATCGCCATCTACGCCGTGTTCGCCATCATCGGCCCGGACAGCTTCCGCAGCGGCGGCAACCTGGAGACGATCTGCCGCCAGACTGCCATCGTGGGGGCGGCGGCCCTGGGCATGACGATCATCATGATCGCCGGCGGAATTGACCTGTCGGTCGGTTCGGTCGTCGCACTGACGACGGTGGTGATCGCGTGGCTGCTGCAGTACGCTGGCTGGCCCGACGGTTGGGCGGCGCTGGCCGGGATCGGGGCGGGCGCGGTGTGCGGGCTGCTCACAGGTGCGCTCATCACGCGGCTGCAAGTCGTCCCGTTCATCGTGACCCTTGGCATGATGCTGATGGTACGCGGGCTGGCGAAGGCGCTGGCTCATTCGCAGAAGATTGATGCGCCGCTCGGATGGCTGAAAGACCTGACGGCTTCGCTGCCGCCCGAGCGTCAGTTCATGCTCCTGCCTCCCGGCGTCTGGCTGGTCATTGTGCTGGGGCTGATCCTCGCGCTGGCGCTGCGCCTGATGCGCTATGGCCGCCACGTCTTCGCCATCGGCTCGAACGAGCTGACCGCGCGCCTGTGCGGGGTGGCGGTGGAGCGCACCAAACTGCTGACCTACACCCTCGGCGGAGCCTTCTTCGGGCTGGCCGGGCTGATGCTCTTCAGCCGCCTCACCGTTGGCGACCCGACGGCGGCGCAGGGCCTGGAACTCGATGTGATCGCGGCGGTCGTGATCGGCGGGGGCAGCCTGTCGGGGGGCGAGGGCTCGGTTTTCGGCTCGCTGATCGGGGCGCTCATCATGAGCGTCATCGCCTCGGGCTGCTCGCAGATGGGGCTGGACAACTGGGTGCAGGAGGTTCTGACCGGAGCCATCATCGTCATCGCGGTGGCCCTGGACCGCCTGCGCCATCGTCGCGCCCGAGGAGGCTGACATGCGTCTGGCGGTCTGCGCCCTCACCCTCGTCGTCGCGACTGCCTCAGTCGCCGACCCGAACGTGGGCCTCGTCGCCCGCTACAGCTTCGAGCAACTGACCGCGGGCGGAATCCGCGACCTGAGCGGCAAGGGCAATGACCTGCAGGCCCAGGGGACGCTGACGCTGGCCCCCGGCAAGGTCGGGCAGGCCGTCCGCATCTCGAAAGAGGGCTATCCGCAGGCGCCCCTCTCCCCCACGCTCGAACTCGGTGGGGGGATGACGCTGGAGGCGTGGATCAAGCCGGAGTTCCACCCGCCCTCGGGGATGCGCCTTCTGGACCGCGCCACCATCGGCGGCAACGATGGCTTCATGTTCGACACCTGGCCAGAGGGCCATTTGCGCCTCATCATCGCCCCCGGTCTGCTGCGCGACTCCGAGCAACTCCCCGCCAACGAATGGACCCATGTGGCCGCGACCTACTCCGACGAACTAGGCGAGGCCCGCCTGTACCGCAACGGCCAGGTCGTCGCCGAGGCCGTATGCGCCGGGAAGCTCAAGGCCAGCACGCACCCGCTGAACCTCGGGGCCAGCCAGGGCGGCGGCGACCGCTTCATGGGGCTGATGGACGAAGTGCGCGTCTACAGCCGGGCCCTGGCGCCGGAGGAGATCATGGCCCACTTCCAGGGCAAGGAGATCGAGCCCCCGGCCCTGGCGCAGACCGTGCTCCCCTCCCAGCCCGCGATCATCAGAAGCGGCAAGGTGGATGTGGACTACGCCGCGCAGTGCGCCCGCAACGACCTGGTCTACCTCAGCCCCGCGGTCTACCCGTTCGAGGCCATGCACATCGGCAACGGCAACCTGGGCGCGTGTCTGTGGAACGAGCGCGGCCTGACCTGGCAGCTCAACAACGGCAGCTACCGCCATGGCATTGAGCCCGTGTCCTCGGGCAAGGTGACGCTGTCGTGCCCGGCCCTGACCCAGCAGCCCGCGCGCTTCGAGCAGCGGCAGCGACTGTGGGATGGCCTCGTGACGACCACGCTCGATGGCCCGTCCGGTGCGGCCTCGGCCACGAGCCTCGTGGTCGAAGGTGAGGACTGCCTCGTCTCGCGCCTCAAGCTCCCCGCGGGCCAGGAGGCAACGCTCGAGCTGCACCTGTGGCCCGCGCGGACGAAGGCCAAGCTCGTGTCCGGACCGGACTTCGTCGCCCTGACGGAGCACGTGGACAATGCCGACCCACTCCTGGCCGACTCGATGGCGCTACTGGTGAGGGTGGATGGCGCCGCGGTCCGCGCAGCGCAGCAGGATGAGCGCACACTGACACTCACCTTCACGGCGCCCGCAGCGGGGCTGACGCTCTATGTCGCCAACCCGATGCTGCGCGGCGACGAAGCACAGGCCCTGCAGCGGGCGCAGGCGAGCATCGCACACCTGCAGGGGCAGGGCTACGCGAAGACACTCGCCGACCACGCCGCCTTCTGGCACGGCTTCTGGCCGCGTAGCTTCGTTCACCTCACCTCGCGCCACGGCGAGGCGGAGTTCCTCGAGAACCTGTGGTATCTGTACCAGTATGACATGGCGAGCATGTCGCGACACACGCTGTGCCCGAAGTTCAACGGCGGGAACTGGCTCGTGTACGAGGACATGCGCCATTGGGGCGGGGGCTATTGGCACCAGAACACGCGGGAGGTCTTCTGGCCGCTGTACAGCTCCAACCATATCGCGCTGAGCGACCCGTTCTTTGAGCTGTATCGCGGCGTGATGAAGAACGCACGCGAGAACGGGCGCGTCGGCCTGGGCGTGGACGGCTTCTACATCCCCGAGTGGATCCCGGTCAACGGCGGCGGCCCGCTCAGAGGCAGGAAGGACTTCAGCAAGCCCGGCTACACGGCGTTCATTTTCACCGTCGGGCTGGAGGTGGCGCTGCAGGGCTGGTGGCGCTACGAGTTCAGCGGGGACGAGCAGTTCCTGCGCGATATGGTCTATCCGCTGCTGAAGGGCAGCCTGGACTTCTACGCCAACTACGCCAGGCAGGGCCCCGACGGGAAGCTGCACCTCGAGCCGGCCGATGCCCAGGAGTCGTACTGGCTGGTGAAGGACCCGGCGCAGGACCTGGCGGCCCTGCGGTGGGCGCTGCCGCTGGCGCTGAGGCTCAGCACGAAGCTCGGCGTGGATGCCGACATGCGCCCACGCTGGCAGAACCTGCTGGACAACCTGGCGCCCTTCGCGGTGGAGGCCGACAAGCACATGCTCAAGGAGGCGGATCTCCCGCCCGACGCCGAGCGACACAACTCCGAGAACGTGGCCAACTACGCCATCTACCCCTTCGGCATCTTCGGGATCGGTCTGCCCGACCACGACCTCGCGGTCAACACGTTCCGTAACCGGCCCGTCCAGGGCATGGGCAACGGCTGGGAGCCCGCGGCGATTGCCGCGGCGCGGCTAGGTCTGGCCGATGAAGCTGCCAAGCTGGCCCTCGCGCACATGGCCGCCAACATGCGCAGCAACAACGGCGGCTGGTACAGCCCGACCACGGCGGTCTTCGCCGGCAACATCCCCGACTCGCCCTACTATGACGCGGCCGGCGTGTGCGCCCAGACGCTCAACGAGATGCTGCTGCAGAGCCAGGGCGGCCTCATTCGCCTTGCCCCGGCTTGGCCCGCCAGATGGCAGTCCCAGTTCCGCCTGCGGGCCCGCGGCGGCTTCATGGTCACGGTTGACCTGCACGAGGGCCAGGTGCGCTACGCACTGATCGAGGGCGAGCGTGGCGGGACGTGCCGTCTGGCGAACCCCTGGCCGGACAGGGCCATCGTGACGTGCGCCGGCAAGCCGGTTGCCGCCGGAACGGGGCCGGAACTGGTCTTCCCGACTGCCGCCGGCAAGACGTACCTGCTGGAGCGCGCCATACAGCGGCTGGCCAAGTTCCCTGCCGGGCGACTGTCCCCGGTGGCGGCCTCTGGCCCCCGGAGCATGGGGCGCCTGGCTGCCTACCCGCAGTGGACCGGCCCGTACCTGGGCCTGGACCCGCAGGGCCGCAGCCCGCAGCGGGCGATGATGCGGCGGGCAGTGCAGGCGGCTGAGGCGCGGCTGGCGGCGGCGACGAAGGGCCTGCGCGTCGTGGGCCAGATGCGCCCGCCCGCACCCATCCCCAACGGCAAGGACGTGACGCTGGACCTCGGCGGCCCAGCGACAGTCAGCGCTGTGGTCTTCTCGCGCGACCGCACGGGGCTGTTCGTGGACCAGCCGGTGGTGGGCTATGTGATCGAGGTGTCAGCGGAGGGGCAGCAGTGGCAGGCGGTGGTGGAGCGGCCCAAGTCCGGTGCGGCGCCGGCGGGCGAGACCGTCACGTTCGCGCCCACGTCGGCACGCTTCGTGCGGCTGAGAACCTGGGGGGCGTACAGCGGGCCGGCGCGGGTGGAGGAGATCACCGTCTACGGACCGTGAGAATCAGTCAGGCCCGACACGGCTGTCGGGCCTGCAAGATGCTCGGCGGACAGGCGGCTGCTTACGCGGTCGCAGCTTCCGGCGTGGCCTCGACAGGCAGCACATTGGCGACCCGGCGGCCGTTGGGGATGTGCTTGAACTCGATGCGGCCAGTCGCCACGGCAAAGAGCGTGTCATCCTTGCCCTTCATGACGTTCAGGCCGGGGTGGATCTTGGTGCCGCGCTGGCGGATGATGATCGTGCCGGGCGTGACCATCTGCCCGCCGTAGGCCTTGACGCCCAGGCGCTTGGACTTGCTGTCCCGGCCGTTCTTCGAACTCCCCATACCCTTCTTGTGGGCCATATCTGTACACTCCTCTGGAAGGCAACGATGGACACTGAACGAGGCGTGACGAGTGGGCGTCCGTCACGCGTGGTCTGTCGCTACCCGGTTATGCTCGTGACGCGGACCTCGGTGTAGTCCTGCCGGTGGCCGCGGATCTTGCGGTAGTGCTTCTTGGGCCGGTACTTGAAGACGATGATCTTCTTGCCGCGGCCCTGGGCGACGACTTTGCCGGTGACCTTGGCGCCGGTCACGTAGGGCGCGCCGACCTTGAAGTCCTCGCCGTCGCGGACCGCCAGCACCTGGTCGAAGGTCACTTCGGCCTGTGGCTCGAGCTGCAGCTTCTCCACGCGGATGACGTCATTCTCGGCAGCGGCGTACTGGTGACCGCCGGACTGGAAAATCGCATACATCGCCAGGCTCGTCCTTTCCGGGGCGCCCGGGGTGGTCATCTGCCCTGCAAGCGCCGAAACAAAGCACCAGCCGTGCGACCACGTGCGGTCGCGAGCGCCCGGCTGGCACGGATTGGTAGTATATCCATTCACTCGTGGCGCGTCAACTGTGAATCACGTGGTCTGATGAGCGGCGGCGGCCAGAGCCGCACGCTTGCGGGCGAAGAGCTCGGCCAACTCCGGCGCGTGAGCGGTGATGATCGGCTCGAACGGGCACGCAGCGCAGCACTTCACCCGGTCGCTCCTGAGGTTGCGGCGGCACAGCCGCAGGTGCCGCGCCAGCTTCTGCTCATCCAGGGCGAACTGCTCCATGACTCGGTCCTACTGCGATGTCAGCCCGTACAGCTCGACCGCATTGTCGTGCAACAGCATCCTGCCCAGGTCCTCGGCCGTCTCGCGGCTCAGGAAGTCCCGCTTCCCCTTCCTGGCCAGGACATCCGCGATACACGACCGGGCCATCACCAGGTGCCCGTATACGAACTCTGGCAGGTTCACATCCGACCCGAAACCCAGGAGGCGGTGGCCAGGGACGAGGTCAATCCACTCGTCCAGCGACTGCCGGCTGGCCTCCATGCTGATGACATACATCCAGGCCATGTTGAGCCACACGTTGGGGAAGTGCTTGGCCATCATGCCGATCTCGCGACTCCACGGGTAGCCGCCATGGTAGAGGTTGAACCGTGTCCCCGGGAAGGCGCGTATCAGGTTGAGCAGTAGTAGTGGGTCGGAGTCCGGGATCCAGCAGCCGTTGCCCTGCACGCCGGTGTGGATGTCGAAGACCAGTCCGGTGTCCGTGCACAGCCCGGCCAGGAAGAAGATGACGTAGTCCTCCAGGCGCTTGGCTTCGCTCCACGGGAGCGTCTCGCCACGCAGCGCCCGCTCGAAGATCAGTGCGGCGACGACCTCCGGCACGGGCTCGGATTGCAGCGTCCGGCGGTAGGCATGGGCCAGCTTGATGCCCACGGCCCCCCGCTGCTGATAGCCCGCCACGGCGTCCGCCAGGGCCTCGCGTAGCTCGCGCAGTGAGCGGATCTCGCGGTCCAGGTGCTCCTCGAGGTGGCGGCGGGGCGCGGAGCGGTACAGGTCCAGTGCCGGCTCCATGCGCAGGATGGCGGTGAAGTACTCAGGCTCCCAGTCCTGGAACCAGGGGATGTTCTTGACCTGCGTGCGCACGCGGGCCCGCTCAACCAGGACGTGATGGAACCAGTCCGGGGCGGCGGTCTGCGTCTTGATGCGCTCGTTGAGCGCCTGCCAGTTGGCGTCGCTCAGCTCCTCCCCCTCCATGCCGAACAGGTCGCGGTACACGACGAGGTTGTGCCGCCAGTACGACTCGTTGCGGGCGCGGGCCAGAATGGCGCGCAGATGCTCCCAGCGCAGGTCGTCGGAGGCATGCGGGTCGCGTATCGGCCCGGGCACGGTCGGCAGCAGCCCGGCGATCTCGCGGTCGAAGTAGGCTGTCATGCGGAACAGATCCCACGGCCCCTCGGCGGTGTACTCACACTTCAGGTGCGTGTGGGAGTGGCAGTCCACGACTGTCAGCGTCTCAAGCAGGGCCGCCAGCTCGTCGCGCGTCGTGTCCATGGTCAGCCTCCGAAGTCAATCTCTGTCGGCCCGTCACCCCACTTCTCGCCGTAGCAGTGCAGCCGGACGTCCCGGGTCTCGGGCGGGAAGTTCGAGTCTCCGTAGCTCCAGAACACCCGCACATCCCCCGGCCCAAGCTGGTGGTTGAGCGCCACCTTGACGTTGTTGTGTGAGTACTGCGACCCGCTCGTGATGTGTTTCGTGTTGGTCCAGGTGCGGCCGCCGTCGGTGGACTGCCACTCCTCGATTTCTCCCCCATCCTCGCTGGGCTGCACGGGTGTGGAGGGCACATAGACGCGAATGTCGTCGGCGCCGAGAATGACGATGCCGCCGTCGTCGTACATGTGGTCGCTGAGAGCCACAGTGGAGAAGTGCCAGGCCCCGTCCTCCAGCCACCCAACCTTCCAGAGGCCCTCGAAGGTCTCCACCTCGCTGTCTATGAACAGCACATACGGGCGTCCCTGCGCGTCAAGCTGGATGTCCTTGAGCCACACGCCGTGGGTGCCGCAGTTGTAGATCTCCTCCTGGGTCTCCAGCGTGATCGGCAGTTCGTAGGCCGCGCCGTCGCTGCGCCGCCAGGTTATCCCCCCGTCATCGGAGTAGGCGTAGTAGATGTGGTGGCGCAGCGCCCAGGCGTGCTTGGTCTCGCGCTCCTCCGGGGTGCCGCCGTTGAGGCGCGACCACACGAAGTGCACCCGACGCGGGAACGCGCCGGTCTCGGCGATGGTGATGCCGTAGACGGAGCACTCGGCCAGGGTCACGAGGTCGCGCGCCGGCTCCCAACTCCGCCCACCATCGCGTGACACCGTGCCGCGCCACTCGCTGTCGGACCACTCGCGCTTCTCGCGGTAGGACACGAAGATCTCCCCCGGCTGAAGCTCCCAGGGCTGCGGGTACGAGGTCAGCTTGTCGGGCAGGTCGCTGACCTGCTCCCAACTGCTGATGTCGTAGGGCCGCACGGAGCGCAGGACCTGCGTGGGATGGCAGTGGGCCCCGTAGAAGACCACCAGGTGGCCGCCCTGCTCGATGAGCAGTGTGGGGTTGCGGTGGGCGTCGCCGTCGGGGTTGCTGCCCAGCACCACCGGATGGGCGAAGCGTCCTGCGGCGTGGTCGTAGAAGCTGATGGTGGGCGCGTTGTCGGCGTTGCCATACACGAAGAAGGTCTTCGACACGGCGGGGGCACATATCGCCATGGGCCGGTGCCAGGCGCAGTAGGTGGCCATGGGGCCGGAGTAGACGTAGTCGTGGCCGGGCAGCGTGTTGACCTTGTGACCGCAGCAGTACCAGACGCCTCGGCACTCTGACGGCGGCAGGTTCTCCATGGTGGGGGGCCTCCGGGACGATGAAATCTGGGCAGGAGAGGGTTCTTCACCTGGCGCTCCGGCACCTTTGCTGCAAGGTGCGGCAGAACTGCTGCAACGTTCGGCCGGTTCGGTTGTCTATGGAACTGACGATCAAGTCAGCGCCACTTACTGTCTGCATCGCTGCCGGCGCTGGTCATCGCGCTTCTGCCGCCTGGGGCGCTTTCGATCCCGGTACGCCGGCGACGTTTGCCGATGCGGATGGTGCATATGTCCCATTGCCCCCACATTCTGCAGTTGCAGGCCCTGGCCGATGGTCAGTGCGACGCCGCTGAGGCGCGCGCGCTGGCCGAGCATCTGGCCGCCTGCCCGGCTTGCGCCGACAAGCTGCGCGAGCTGCGGCTGGCTTGCCTGCCTCTGCATGTGCTCACCGAAGCCCCCCCTGCCGACCTGGAAGCCCGCCTGCATGACGCCGTGCGCGCCGTGCAGCCCCTGGCGCCGCTGACCTGCAAGCAGGCCCTCGAATGGGTCTCGCTGCGGCTGGACGGCGAGTTGGCACACGAACAGGCGCAACGGCTGGAGGCACACCTGTCGGCCTGCGGGCCGTGCCATCGGGCGGCTGCCGAGATGACGCTGACGACGGACCTGCTGCGCGCCACCGAACCCGAGGCTGCCCCGGTGGGGCTCCTGGCCCGGGTGCAGGCAGCGGCGGAACTGGCGGCCCCCGCGCGGCCTGCCCCGGCGCCGCGCTCGGTGCTGCGCCGTTGGGGCATGGGCCTGGCTGGCGTGGCTGCCGCTGCCGCGGTGTTCCTGGCGGTGCTGCTCAACTCCCTGACCCCCGTGACACAAGCGCCAATCCCGGTTGTCGCGACAGCACCCGCTACGCCGCAGGCTGTGGCCACGTTGCCCTCGACGCCCGTTGCCGCGCCACAGTTGGGGCCCGCGGCAACTCCGGAGTCTTCTCGGGGGCTCATCCCTGGCCACTCCACGGGCCGCAGTGCTCGCGTGACGGAGGCGCGGGTGGCGACGGTGACGCCCTCGCCATCCCCGGCGCCTCGCGCGGTCGCTCCGGCCACGCCTCGCAAAGTGCCCACGCCCCGGGCTCCGTCCGCCCCGGCGGGGCTGTCGGTCGTGGCCCTGGGGTCCCGTGGCCCGGCGGCCCTGGATCTGGCGCCCCCGGCCTTGCCCGAGGTCCATGCCGAACATCCGACACTGGAGATGGTAGCTTCGGCACACAGTGTCACGACGCTGCCCGCTGTCCCCCACACCGCGCCCACCAGCCCGGTGCGCGTCGCGGCGGACGTCCCGAAGCCGACGCCGACCGCGGCGGACGACCGCCCCGCCCCGGCGCCGGCGCCCGTGCGCTCGCGCAGCAACTGGGTCAGCCGCCCTGTCAGCGCCGAGCGCGAGATCTACCGATCGAGTGACACCAGCACCCGCCTGGCCGACGCCCGAATGGACCTCGCCCGCGACGCCCGCGACGTGAACCGCTTCCGCTCGCCGGGTATCGCGATCACCCACTAGCCGTACCTCACCACGCAGACCGCGCGGCAGGCCTCAGGGCCTGCCGTTTTCGTGCCACGGGCCGGCAAAGACGGGGGAGGACCTCGCGCTGCCGCCGCCGAAGCTGCGCCATCATTCCTCCGAGGAGCCCGTCATGTCCGAACTGCGCCAGCGCGTGTTGCAGCACCTGGTTCAGGCCGCCGATCTGCATCTGTCCCGGTTTGAGGAGAGGACCGGACGGTTCATCACGGCCCCGGCGGGCGCCATCGCCCCCAGCGCCCGCCCAGAAGACCTCGGCTGGTGCCCCATCAACCAGGACGTGATCTATCCGCTGGCCACGCTATACGTCGCGCCCGACAGCCCCCACCAGGGCTCGTCGCGCCTGTTGGAGGTCGTCTGCCAGGCGGGCGACGCCCTCCGGGACTTCCAGTACCCGGACGGCCAGGTGGAGTTCATCAAGGCCGACGGCAGCAAGTGGGGCCCCACGTACATGTGCTGGACGAACTACGCCTGGTTGGAGGCCTATGCCCTGTTGCGGGAGGAGCTGGGCGCAGAGCGGCGGCGGTGCTGGGAGGAGGGCCTGACGCTGGCCCACGACGGCCAGGCGCGAGAGATCGCCAACGGCCATGTGCACAACATCCCGACATGGAAGGCCATGAGCTGTGTGCGCGCCGGGCAGATCTTCGGCCGGGACGACTGGCAGGAGGCCGGGCGGGCAATGATCGCTCACACGGTCGCCGCGCAGCATGAGGCCGGCTACTGGGCCGAGCACGGTGGCCCGTCCACCCTCTACAACCTCACCTATGTCCACGCGCTCGGTCTATACCATGTCCTCACAGGCGATGCCAGTGTGCTGCCGGCGCTGCAGGCCGCGACCGAGTTCCACGAGACGTTCACCTACCCCGATGGCGCGGTGGTCGAGACGGTGGACGGGCGCGTCAAGTACCACCACCGAGTCTCGCAGTTCGCCTGGCCCGCCTTCTCGCTCTTCCCTGACGGCCGCAGCCATCTGCGGCATTTGATCGAGCGCTTCAGCCCGCAGCGAGACGCCGACAGCATGCAAGGCGGTAGCCTCGCCTCGTCCTACTGGCACCTGAAGGATGGCCCGGAGAGCCCCTGCCTGTTGGACCAGACGAGCTTCACCCGGCCTGTCCGCGACTGGGCGATGGTCTCGCGGCAGGGCCCGTGGTTCGCATGCCTGAGCGCCTTCGTCTGCCCGCCGGTCAACAGCCGCTGGGGGCAGGATCGCCAGAGCTTCCTCTCGCTGTGGCACGAGGAGGCCGGCCTGCTCATCGGCGGCGGGAACTCCAAGATCCAGCCGGAGTGGTCCACCTTCAGCGCCGGCGGGCGGTTCATGCCGGACAGCGGCGAACTGACGGACCAGGGGATCGCGCTGCAGTACGGGGATGTGCGCTGCGCGCTGGAAGTGGCTCTAGCGGACGCGGAGGCCACCATCACCGCGCGCGCCGAGAAGGGACTGGCCCTGCACAACCTGGTGCTCACCATGAAGCGGGGCCAGCGGCTGCGCACCGCGGCGGGGATGGACGTGACGCTGGGAAACGAGGCGCTGGCGCTCGGGACGGCCCAGTTGGGCGACTGGCTGCAGCTCGGCGACCACCGCCTCAGCCTGCCCCACGGCGCGGAGTTGCGCTGGCCCAGCTATGCCTACAACCCCTACGCCATAGACGCCGCCCCGCCGGCCGGTTCCGAGATGGGCGTGCTGTCCGCGCGGCTCGACAACTCGGAGATCACGTGGCGGGTGCGCCTCGTTCCGTAGGGCAGGCGGCCTCGCCTAGACCAGTACGGCAGGCGGCCTCACCTCTACGAGTAGGGCAGGCGGCCTCGCCTGCCCGAAGCGCGGGCGGGGCCGCCCGCGCTGCTGGAGGGGGGATGTCTACGGCTGCCAGTCCGGCGGCAGGTCCAGCACCCACACGTCATTGACCAGCGGCCAGGCATTGCCCGCCACCAGCCAGAGCTTGTCCTGGAAGACGTACGCCGAGTGCTCGTGACGCTCGGACCAGATCGTTGGCGTCTTCAGTTCCTTCCACGTGATGCCGTCGGCGGTGTACCACACATCGTTCCAGTTGCGGCTGGGCTCGTTCGACCAGCCGCCCAGCACCCACATGCACCCGCGGTAGACGACCGCCGAGAACCAGATGCGCTCGTGCCAGGGCGCGTGTTCGGTCACCTGCGTCCACGTCGCTCCGTCCTCCGAGGCCCACACGTCATTGTAGCCCCGGTAGGCAGGCAGGTAGTTGCCCCCGCCGAGGACCCAGAGCTGGCCCCGGAACTCCAGCATGGCATGGTAGGCGCGCGGCGCCCAGGGCGCACGGGCCGTGGCCTGCACCCATTGCGCGCCATCGGCCGACGACCAGACGTCGTTCCGCAGCGTGCTGTCATCGCCGAAGAAGTACTTCTCATTGCCCCCGCAGAGCCACATGCGGTCGCGATGCACCGCCGCCGCGGCGCCCAACCGGGGGCTCCAGGCGGCTTG encodes:
- a CDS encoding sugar ABC transporter ATP-binding protein — encoded protein: MPSPLLHMSAITKRFGPTVALQGVDLPLQGGEVHALVGENGAGKSTLMKVLSGALQPDSGEMLLAGEPYRPRHPAEARRAGVTMVYQELALAPHLSVADNIMLGLEPTRWGLVHRREAQASVRDALAQLGHADLSPQAIVGHLSPAAQQLTEIARALVSGCRVLVLDEPTSSLTQSDVGHLFDLVRRLRGSGLGLIYISHVIEEVKQIADRVTVLRDGQVAGGGAAAELSPAQIVRLMVGREVTDLYPRSPRAPGEVVLELEGLAGETLPRHASLQLRRGEVLGIAGLMGSGRTELLRTLFGLEPVRAGQVRLGVHVGPASPLRRWQQGCGMLSEDRKGEGLALAMSVADNMTLTRLGGSFVSGARQQASARHWVETLAIRCRSVRQPVSDLSGGNQQKVALARLLHHGADVLLLDEPTRGIDVGSKAEIYRLIDQLASGADRRSAAAILMVSSYLPELLGICDRIAVMSRGRLLPPRPATELTEEAIMLQATGQEARDG
- a CDS encoding ABC transporter permease, producing MAEAQAQHTGRRAGERVVQWLNVAGPLLALIAIYAVFAIIGPDSFRSGGNLETICRQTAIVGAAALGMTIIMIAGGIDLSVGSVVALTTVVIAWLLQYAGWPDGWAALAGIGAGAVCGLLTGALITRLQVVPFIVTLGMMLMVRGLAKALAHSQKIDAPLGWLKDLTASLPPERQFMLLPPGVWLVIVLGLILALALRLMRYGRHVFAIGSNELTARLCGVAVERTKLLTYTLGGAFFGLAGLMLFSRLTVGDPTAAQGLELDVIAAVVIGGGSLSGGEGSVFGSLIGALIMSVIASGCSQMGLDNWVQEVLTGAIIVIAVALDRLRHRRARGG
- a CDS encoding discoidin domain-containing protein — translated: MRLAVCALTLVVATASVADPNVGLVARYSFEQLTAGGIRDLSGKGNDLQAQGTLTLAPGKVGQAVRISKEGYPQAPLSPTLELGGGMTLEAWIKPEFHPPSGMRLLDRATIGGNDGFMFDTWPEGHLRLIIAPGLLRDSEQLPANEWTHVAATYSDELGEARLYRNGQVVAEAVCAGKLKASTHPLNLGASQGGGDRFMGLMDEVRVYSRALAPEEIMAHFQGKEIEPPALAQTVLPSQPAIIRSGKVDVDYAAQCARNDLVYLSPAVYPFEAMHIGNGNLGACLWNERGLTWQLNNGSYRHGIEPVSSGKVTLSCPALTQQPARFEQRQRLWDGLVTTTLDGPSGAASATSLVVEGEDCLVSRLKLPAGQEATLELHLWPARTKAKLVSGPDFVALTEHVDNADPLLADSMALLVRVDGAAVRAAQQDERTLTLTFTAPAAGLTLYVANPMLRGDEAQALQRAQASIAHLQGQGYAKTLADHAAFWHGFWPRSFVHLTSRHGEAEFLENLWYLYQYDMASMSRHTLCPKFNGGNWLVYEDMRHWGGGYWHQNTREVFWPLYSSNHIALSDPFFELYRGVMKNARENGRVGLGVDGFYIPEWIPVNGGGPLRGRKDFSKPGYTAFIFTVGLEVALQGWWRYEFSGDEQFLRDMVYPLLKGSLDFYANYARQGPDGKLHLEPADAQESYWLVKDPAQDLAALRWALPLALRLSTKLGVDADMRPRWQNLLDNLAPFAVEADKHMLKEADLPPDAERHNSENVANYAIYPFGIFGIGLPDHDLAVNTFRNRPVQGMGNGWEPAAIAAARLGLADEAAKLALAHMAANMRSNNGGWYSPTTAVFAGNIPDSPYYDAAGVCAQTLNEMLLQSQGGLIRLAPAWPARWQSQFRLRARGGFMVTVDLHEGQVRYALIEGERGGTCRLANPWPDRAIVTCAGKPVAAGTGPELVFPTAAGKTYLLERAIQRLAKFPAGRLSPVAASGPRSMGRLAAYPQWTGPYLGLDPQGRSPQRAMMRRAVQAAEARLAAATKGLRVVGQMRPPAPIPNGKDVTLDLGGPATVSAVVFSRDRTGLFVDQPVVGYVIEVSAEGQQWQAVVERPKSGAAPAGETVTFAPTSARFVRLRTWGAYSGPARVEEITVYGP
- the rpmA gene encoding 50S ribosomal protein L27; the protein is MAHKKGMGSSKNGRDSKSKRLGVKAYGGQMVTPGTIIIRQRGTKIHPGLNVMKGKDDTLFAVATGRIEFKHIPNGRRVANVLPVEATPEAATA